A window of Streptomyces sp. NBC_01142 genomic DNA:
GGGACCTCGCACGAGGTGGAGCTTTCCGGTGTACGTGTCCCGGGCCGGCTCTCGCTCGACGCACTGCGCATCGCACCGGGCGAGCGCCTGCTGATCACCGGACCGAACGGAGCCGGCAAGTCCACGCTGCTCCAGGTGCTGGCCGGAGAGCTGGTCCCGCAGACCGGTACGGTCCGCCGTCCGGCCCGGGTCGGGTTCCTGCGCCAGAACAACTCCCCGGCGGACGACGGGCGCACGGTCGCCGAGGTCTTCGGCCACGACCGCGTGGACGAACTGCTCGCCCTCGGCCTGTTCCGCGGGGAGGACCTCACCGTCCCCGTACGGGCACTGTCCACCGGGCAGCGCCGCAAGCTGGAGCTGGCCCGGCTGGTCGTCGAACCTGTCGACCTGCTCCTCCTCGACGAACCCACGAACCACCTCTCCCCCGCCCTGGTGGAGGAGCTGGAGACCGCGCTGGCCGGCTATGCCGGGGCGCTGGTGATCGTCACGCACGACCGGCGCATACGGGCGGGCTTCACCGGCTCGGAACTGGTGATCACAGGTTGTGGCGAATGAGTGAATCGACCAGGCCGGAGCGGGTGTTGGGGAAGTCCATCGGGACGATCCCCAGCCCGCGCCAGCCGCCTGCCTCGGAGCCGTCGAGGAAGGAGTGGACCCTCGGGTTCAACCGGTCGGAGTTCCAGCGGGGCGGCAGCAGTGCGGATGTGCTGACGTAGTTGACGTACAGCTTTCCGGGCTGCTGCGCCGCCTTGCGGAAGTGCGCCTCGATCTTGGGGTACTTGGCGCCGGGCTCCGCGTTCCAGTCGTCCTGGATGTCGAACAGGTTCCCGTCCCCGTACCGCACGCCCGGCAGCCCGCCGTTGTCGCCGAGCAGCACGACCTTGCCGCGCGCCTCGCCCAGCGCCGGCAGCCCGTCGCCGATCCGGAAGTGCGGACGCCAGCCCTTGCCGTCCAGATAGAGGTCGAAGATGCGCCGGAAGGTGGCGTCACTGTCCCCCGAGTACTCCTGCTTGACCCGCATCAGGACCGTCTCGGAGGGGTGCACCGCGAGGAAGTCGCGGCAGGCGATGAGGACATCGCCGAACATCAGGTTCTGGTAGTACGCCCCGTGGTGGATGGCGAACGAGTCGCCGGTGACCCGGCACCGTACGTCCAGAAAGCGGATACCGCTGTTCAACTGGTCGGCGATGGTGATGTTCTGGCACTGCACCCACAGACCGCCGAAGCGCGCGCCCGAGTCGTGGGTGCCGGGGATCGTCAGCCGTTGCAGGGGGGTCGCGTCGGCGGCGCCCGCCATCCAGTCCTGTGCGGACAGCGTGCGCCGCGGCGCGGCGGCAGCGGCCGGTGCGCCGATGAGGGCGGTGGCGGAGACGGCTGCCGCACCCGCGAGAAAACTCCGTCGGTCCATGGCCCGGAGTATGGCGGGTTCACGTCAAAAGCTACAGTGCCGCGACCCACGGAATCCCGCCCGCACAACGCCGGTGGGGCGGCAGGCACCTGGCCCACCGCCCCACCAACTGTCCGCCGGGCAGCCCGGCTTCACCACCGTGAAGCCGGGCAGCGCCCTACTTCACCACCGTGATCCGGTCCGCGACCGGCGGCGTGATCGGCGCGGCCGCCGTGGACTTCGCCGCCAGGTAGGCGTTGAAGACATCCAGGTCGGAAGCGCCGACCAGCTTGTTCTTGTGCTCCTTCAGCACGGGGAAGCCGTCACCGCCACCCGCCAGGAACTCGTTCATCGCGACGCGGTACGTCTTCGCCGGGTCGATCGCCTCACCGTTCAGCTTCACCGAGTCGACGACGATCCGGGCCGCGCCCGTCTTCGTCATGTCCAGGGTGTACGTGAAGCCCTTCGAGACCTGAAGGATCTTCGGCGAGGCCTCGTTCGGGCCGCTGACCTGCTGCTGGAGCGTGGTGATCAGCTGGGCGCCGGTCAGGTCGACGACGTTCATCATGTTGGTGAACGGCTGCACGGTGAAGGACTCGCCGTACGTCACCACCCCGTCGCCCTCGCTGCCCGACGCCTTGAAGACCAGATCGGACCGGATGCCGCCCGGGTTCATCAGCGCGAGCTGCGCCCCGCCCTTGTCCGCCGGAGCCAGGCCCTCGAGCTGGGCATCCGCGATCAGGTCTCCGAGCGGCTTCTCGGGCGCCGTCGAGCCACGGCCGTTGATGTCGCCGGAGATCCAGCCCTGCGGGCGGTTCGCAATCGGCGCGGCCAGCTTGCTCCAGCGCTCGATGAGGGAGGTCATGTCCGCGGCCTTGGCCTGGTCGCGGCTGACGATGTGGTTCGCGGACTTCACCGACGTACGGACGATGTCCTTGGTGCGACGGTCGTACGTGAGGGTGGTGTCCGTGTAGAGCTTGCCGTACGAGGACGCCGAGGTGACCATGCGCGGCTTGCCGGACGGGTCCGGGATGGTGCACACGTACGCCTGGTGGGTGTGGCCGGTGACCAGCGCGTCCACCTTCGGCGTGATGCCCTTGGCGATGTCGACGATCGGGCCGGAGATGCCGTCACCGGCGCCCGGCGAGTCGCAGTTGTAGTTGTACGAGGGGGAGGCGGGCGAGCCGCCCTCGTGGATCAGCGCGACGATCGACTTCACGCCCTGGCGGTCCAGCTCACGGGCGTACTTGTTGATCGTCTCGACCTCGTCGCGGAAGGCGAGGCCCTTGATGCCGTTGGCGTTGACGATGTCCGGGGTGCCCTCGAGGGTCACTCCGATGAAGCCGATCTTGACGCCGTTCTTCTTCCAGACCGTGTACGGCTTGAGGATCGGCCTGCCGGTCTTCTCCTTGGTGACGTTGGCCGCGAGGTAGGGGAAGTCCGCGCCCCGGAACTTCTTCCCCTTCTCGAAACAGCCCTCGACCGGGTGGCAGCCGCCGTTCTGCAGTCGGGCGAGCTCGACCGCGCCCTCGTCGAACTCGTGGTTGCCCACGGACGTCACATCGAGATCGATCTTGTTGAGCGCCTCGATGGTCGGCTCGTCGTGGAAGAGACCGGACAGCAGCGGGCTGGCGCCCACCATGTCGCCGCCGGCCGCGGTGATGGAGTACGGGTTCCCCTTGCGCGCGGTGCGCAGCGAGGTGGCCAGGTACTCGACGCCGCCGGCCGGGATGCTCTTGACCGTGCCGTCGGCCTGCGTCTCACTGACCGCCCCGGCCGAGCCGGCGGGCGGCTCCAGGTTCCCGTGGAGGTCGTTGAAGGAGAGCAGTTGCACATCGACGGTGCGCGGCTTGTGCTTGTGGTGCCGGTCTCCGTGACGCTCCCCGTCCGTGGCACCGGCCGGCATCGCGGCGACGAGCGCGCCGACGGTGGCCAGTCCCGCGGCGGTGGCGAGTATCCGCCGGGTCCGCCGGGCCGCGCGGTTCTTCTGTTGTGTCGCTGACATCTGTCCCCTTGTCAGTTCAGCGTGGCGTGAGGGTGCGAGCGGCAGCCTAGAGTCAACGCGCGTAGCGCGACAGGGGGTGACGGGTTACAACCTGGTTGCCTTCGCACGTCAACGGGTCGTTCCTGGCGTATCACCCCCGCAGGGGCGGACATGGACGAGCAGGATCGTCCACCGCATGCGCGGGCCAATCGCCGAGCCGCGCAGATCCCGCGCCGGGCCACCCCCGCCGTACCCTCGACACATGACGATTGACGTACCAGCCCTGGAGCCCGGCCGGCACATTCAGACCCTTGACGAGCTCACCGCCGACCAGGCACAGGCCGTACTGGGCATGCTCGGTGACGCCGCCCGGTCCGACGGGATGCAGGCCGTCTCCGAGCAGGGGCGGCTGCAACTGCGCGGCGGGAAGCGGGAGGGCGTACGCCACTTCCTCCTCACCGTCGACGGGGATCTCATCGGGTACGGCCAGCTCGAGGACACCGACCCCGTCGAGGCCCCGGCCGCCGAGCTCGTCGTGCATCCCTCGCACCGGGGGCGTGGGCACGGGCGGGCGCTCGGGGCCGCGTTGCTGGGGGCGTCCGGGAAGCGGCTGCGGGTGTGGGCGCACGGCGGGAGGTCCGCCGCCCGGCATCTGGCCCAGGTGCTCGGGCTGACCCTCTTCCGTGAACTGCGCCAGCTGCGGCGGCCGTTGAGCCCGCTGGACATCTCCGAACCGGTGTTCCCGGCCGGCGTCACCGTACGCACCTTCGTACCCGGGCAGGACGACGCCGCCTGGCTCGCCGTGAATGCCCTCGCCTTTGCGCACCATCCCGAGCAGGGATCGCTGACGCAGCGCGACCTCGACGACCGCAAGGCCGAGCCGTGGTTCGACCCCAAGGGATTCTTCCTCGCCGAGCGAGACGGGGAGCTCGTCGGCTTCCACTGGACGAAGGTGCACGCCGAGGAGCGCCTCGGCGAGGTGTACGTCGTCGGCGTCCGGCCCGACGCGCAGGGCGGCGGTCTCGGCAAGGCCCTCACCGCCATCGGCCTGCGGCATCTGGCCGCGCAGGGCCTGCCCACCGCGATGCTCTATGTCGACGCGGACAACACGGCGGCGCTGACGGTGTACGAGCGTCTCGGCTTCGTCACCCACGAGGTGGACCTGATGTACCGCACGGAGTCCTGACAGGGCGCCCGGCACATCGCCCGGCACACGCCCGGCAGATCACCAGGCACATCGCCTGATCCGACGAACGGCCCAGGGGCCGGTGGCAGTTGACACCGGCCCCTCTCCTGCACACCCTTTCCCTGCTCAACCGGTCCTGCTGCTGCGCGCCCTGCCCGCCGGCGGGCTCGCCTTCGTCACCGGGTTCCTGAGGGTGGCCGCCGCCCGCTGCCGGGAGCTGCTGCGGGCGCCCGCGGACCGCGTCATCGCCACCCGCCTCGAGCTGCCCAGCAGCGTCCGGCCGCCTCCGGCAGCGTCCGGCCGCTCGACAACGGCGAGGTGTCCACCTCCGGCAGGCGCGCGTCCAGGGCCCCTGTGCCGGGAGTGGTACGGCCGGAGGCCGCGCGGGAGACCGTGCGGGAGCCCGCGCGGTGCAGGGCCGGGGCGGGGATCACCGACTCGTACGCCGTCTGCCACCCCGCCTCACACGTCTGGCCGATCCAGCTGGTCGAGACGGGCACCGGGCCGGCCGTCGCGGCGGATGTGGTGGGTGCGGCGTTCCGGATTCTGCGCCGACGCCACGCCCGAGCGGCCTTCCCGGGCGTGGTGAACGGGAATCTCCACGCCCGGGAAGGACGTCGGCCGGGTCCGTGGAGCCATCCGGCCGACCGCCGCTCATCCCGACCGCGCCTGCATGTCATGTCGTCGTTACCGGGCATTCAGACACCCTTGCGACCCTCTCTCAATGCAGCCCGCTGTGCCCGCCTCCCCCAACGGGAGAGTCCCCCTCGCCAATGGGAGAATCCCCCTCACCCCGGCACTCTCCGACGCGCCCGTTCTGCCTTCCACGCGGAAGAATGGGTCCATGAACCAGCAGCCCGCCGAGGTACCGGTCCAGCACCCCCAGCCGTCCGTCGGTTCCATAGCCGCGCACCGGCCGCACACGGTCGCGGCCACCGTCTCCGATCTGGAGCCCGACCTCGATGCCGACCTCGACGGTTACGAGGAGGATCACGAGGGAGAGGGCGGCGAGCTGCCCGCGGGGCGGTTCCTGGACCGTGAGCGCAGCTGGTTGGCGTTCAACGAGCGGGTGCTCGAGCTCGCCGAGGATCCCGCCACCCCGCTCCTCGAACGAGCGAATTTCCTGGCCATCTTCGCGTCCAACCTGGACGAGTTCTTCATGGTCCGGGTGGCCGGTCTGAAGCGCCGTATCGCTACCGGTGTCGCCACCCGTTCCGCCTCCGGCCTGCAGCCCCGCGAGGTCCTCGACCTGATCTGGACGCGCTCCCGCGAGCTCATGGCCCGGCACGCCGCCTGCTACCAGCAGGACGTGGCCCCGGCACTCGCCGAGGAGTCCATCCACCTCATCCGCTGGCCCGAGCTCACCGAGAAGGAGCAGGCCCGCCTCTTCACGCTCTTCCGGCAGCAGATCTTCCCGGTCCTCACCCCGCTGGCCGTGGACCCGGCGCACCCCTTCCCGTACATCTCCGGTCTGTCCCTGAACCTCGCGGTTGTCGTGCGCAACCCCGTCAGCGGCCACCGCCACTTCGCCCGGGTGAAGGTCCCGCCGCTGCTGTCCCGCTTCCTGGAGGCCTCGCCGCAGCGGTACGTCCCCCTCGAGGACGTCATAGCGGCGCATCTGGAAGAGCTGTTCCCCGGCATGGAGGTCCTGGCGACCCATATGTTCCGGGTGACGCGCAACGAGGACCTGGAGGTGGAGGAGGACGACGCCGAGAACCTTCTCCAGGCCCTGGAGAAGGAGCTCATGCGGCGCCGCTTCGGCCCGCCGGTACGGCTCGAGGTCGAGGAGTCCATCGACCCGTACGTCCTCGATCTGCTGGTCCGCGAGCTGAAGGTCTCCGACGCCGAGGTGTACCCGCTGCCGGGGCCGCTGGATCTGACCGGTCTCTTCGGCATCGCGGCGCTGGACCGGCCCGAGCTGAAGTTCCCGAAGTTCGTCGCGGGCACCCACCGGGACCTCGCCGAGGTGGAGTCCGCCTCCGCACCCGACATCTTCATGGCGCTGCGCGAGCGGGACGTGCTGCTGCACCACCCGTACGACTCGTTCTCCACGTCCGTCCAGGCCTTCCTGGAGCAGGCCGCGGGCGACCCGGACGTGCTGGCGATCAAGCAGACGCTGTACCGGACCTCGGGCGACTCCCCGATAGTGGACGCGCTGATCGACGCCGCGGAGTCGGGCAAGCAGGTGCTCGTACTCGTGGAGATCAAGGCCCGCTTCGACGAGCAGGCCAACATCAAGTGGGCGCGCAAGCTGGAGGAGTCCGGCTGCCATGTCGTCTACGGCCTGATCGGGCTGAAGACCCACTGCAAGCTCTCGCTGGTGGTCCGCCAGGAGGGCGAGACACTGCGCCGCTACTCGCATGTGGGGACCGGGAACTACCACCCGAAGACGGCCAGGCTCTACGAGGACCTGGGGCTGCTGACCGCGGACCCGCAGGTCGGCGCGGATCTGTCGGACCTGTTCAACCGGCTGTCGGGATATTCGCGCCGCGAGACGTACCGCCGTCTGCTCGTCGCCCCCAAGTCCCTTCGGGACGGCCTCATTTCGCGAATAAACAAGGAAGCCGCGCACCACCGCGCAGGGCGCCCCGCCTACGTACGCTTCAAGGTCAACTCCATGGTGGACGAGGCGATCATCGACGCCTGCTACCGGGCGGCGATGGCGGGGGTGCCGGTGGACATCTGGGTGCGCGGCATCTGTGCGATACGCCCCGGAGTGACCGGGCTCTCCGAGAACATCCGGGTCCGCTCGATCCTCGGGCGCTTCCTGGAACACTCCCGGGTCTTCGCCTTCGGCAACGGCGGCGAGCCCGAGGTGTGGCTCGGCAGCGCCGACATGATGCACCGCAACCTCGATCGCCGTATCGAGGCACTGATACGGGTCACCGACCCGGCCCACCGCGCGGCCCTCACCCGGCTGCTGGAGACGGGCATGTCCGACACCACCGCCTCCTGGCACCTCGGCCCGGACGGCGCCTGGACCCGGCATGCCGCGGATCCGGACGGCCAGCCGCAGCGGCATGTACAGGAGATGCTCATAGACGCCCGGAGGCGCCGGCGTGCACAGCCCTGATCTCTCCCGGCAGGACACTGCCGCCGTCCCGGCCGCCTTCGCGGTGCCGGTCACGGCCGGCGAAGCTCTGGCCCGGTATCTTCATGCGCAGGCGGGCACCTTCCTGCGCAGCCTGCGACTGCACAGCGAGAGCGGCGCGGACACGGCGAGCGTGGCGGAGGCGGCCCGCGCGCTGCGCCAGGCGTCCCGCCGTATCAGCGGAACGCTGCACACGTTCCGGCCGCTCCTCGACCCGGCGTGGGCGGACGGTCTGCGCGGCGAACTGGCCTGGCTGTCCGCCACCCTGGCCCAGGAACACGCCTGCACCTCACGCCTGGCCAGACTGCTGGACGCGCTGTCGCGCCTGTCGGGGGCGTCGCCGCTGCCCCCGGCGAGGGGAGAGCTCCGCGGACTGACGGCGGGCAGCCCGGCTGCCGAACCGGCAGACCCGGGAACGGCAGGCGGGCCGGTGGAGCCGGGCGCTCCCGGCAGCGCCGACGCCCTGGCCGGCTCCGGCCGGCGGGCCGCAGACGGCGGCCCCGGAAGCTCCGCCGGACCCCGCAGCCCCGCCGACGGCGTCGAGGCCCGGCGGGCCACGGGGGCGCTCACCGTGGGGGCCGCGCGGGCCGGTGCCCTGCTGGAGCGGCAGCTGACCCTCGCCCGGACCCGCGCCCACTCTGCCGCGCTCCAGGCGCTCGGCTCGTCCCGGTTCCACGCGGTCGCCGACGCCGTCGCCGTACTCGCCTCCGAGCTGCCCCTGGGTGCCGTGGCCGCGGCCCCGGCCGCCGAGACCCTCTCGCTGCCCGCCGAGACCGCCGAGCGGCGCCTGCTGGAGGCCGTGGCCGCGCTGCCACTGGGCCGCGCGGCCCACCCGTACAACGCGGAAGCCCTGGTCAACGGTCTCGCCACCGCCTCGGCCGGCGAGGCGCAGGATGCCCCCTGGCACCAGGTGCGGCTGCTGCTGAGGCTGCACCGGTACGCACAGGAGGTGCTGTACCCGGACGCGGACCCGGTGCTCCGCCACGCGGGGCTGGTCCTGGACCGCCACCGTGACGCCGCCGAGGCCGCGACCGCGGCCGCGGTCGCGGCCAGGACCCCGCGCATCGCTCCGGCGACGGCGTACGCCCTGGGGGTGCTCCACGCCGACCAGCGGCACGAGGTCGAGGCGGCCCGCTTCGCCTTCCAGCAGGTATGGCATCGGACGGCGGTGGCGGCCCCATGAGGGAGCGGACCGACCCTCCGCACGGACGGTAACCACGATCAAGGAAGCCGCAGACCAAGCGCGGTTTCAGTCGGGAGGAGCCGGATGAACGACGACTCTGTGATTCTCGCTGCGGGCTGCGTGCTGTGGCGTCGCTCGCCCTCTGTCGACGGGATCGAGCTCGCCCTGGTCCATCGGCCGAAATGGGCGGACTGGTCGCACC
This region includes:
- a CDS encoding phosphatidylinositol-specific phospholipase C, which produces MDRRSFLAGAAAVSATALIGAPAAAAAPRRTLSAQDWMAGAADATPLQRLTIPGTHDSGARFGGLWVQCQNITIADQLNSGIRFLDVRCRVTGDSFAIHHGAYYQNLMFGDVLIACRDFLAVHPSETVLMRVKQEYSGDSDATFRRIFDLYLDGKGWRPHFRIGDGLPALGEARGKVVLLGDNGGLPGVRYGDGNLFDIQDDWNAEPGAKYPKIEAHFRKAAQQPGKLYVNYVSTSALLPPRWNSDRLNPRVHSFLDGSEAGGWRGLGIVPMDFPNTRSGLVDSLIRHNL
- a CDS encoding bifunctional UDP-sugar hydrolase/5'-nucleotidase, producing MSATQQKNRAARRTRRILATAAGLATVGALVAAMPAGATDGERHGDRHHKHKPRTVDVQLLSFNDLHGNLEPPAGSAGAVSETQADGTVKSIPAGGVEYLATSLRTARKGNPYSITAAGGDMVGASPLLSGLFHDEPTIEALNKIDLDVTSVGNHEFDEGAVELARLQNGGCHPVEGCFEKGKKFRGADFPYLAANVTKEKTGRPILKPYTVWKKNGVKIGFIGVTLEGTPDIVNANGIKGLAFRDEVETINKYARELDRQGVKSIVALIHEGGSPASPSYNYNCDSPGAGDGISGPIVDIAKGITPKVDALVTGHTHQAYVCTIPDPSGKPRMVTSASSYGKLYTDTTLTYDRRTKDIVRTSVKSANHIVSRDQAKAADMTSLIERWSKLAAPIANRPQGWISGDINGRGSTAPEKPLGDLIADAQLEGLAPADKGGAQLALMNPGGIRSDLVFKASGSEGDGVVTYGESFTVQPFTNMMNVVDLTGAQLITTLQQQVSGPNEASPKILQVSKGFTYTLDMTKTGAARIVVDSVKLNGEAIDPAKTYRVAMNEFLAGGGDGFPVLKEHKNKLVGASDLDVFNAYLAAKSTAAAPITPPVADRITVVK
- the mshD gene encoding mycothiol synthase, translated to MTIDVPALEPGRHIQTLDELTADQAQAVLGMLGDAARSDGMQAVSEQGRLQLRGGKREGVRHFLLTVDGDLIGYGQLEDTDPVEAPAAELVVHPSHRGRGHGRALGAALLGASGKRLRVWAHGGRSAARHLAQVLGLTLFRELRQLRRPLSPLDISEPVFPAGVTVRTFVPGQDDAAWLAVNALAFAHHPEQGSLTQRDLDDRKAEPWFDPKGFFLAERDGELVGFHWTKVHAEERLGEVYVVGVRPDAQGGGLGKALTAIGLRHLAAQGLPTAMLYVDADNTAALTVYERLGFVTHEVDLMYRTES
- a CDS encoding RNA degradosome polyphosphate kinase encodes the protein MNQQPAEVPVQHPQPSVGSIAAHRPHTVAATVSDLEPDLDADLDGYEEDHEGEGGELPAGRFLDRERSWLAFNERVLELAEDPATPLLERANFLAIFASNLDEFFMVRVAGLKRRIATGVATRSASGLQPREVLDLIWTRSRELMARHAACYQQDVAPALAEESIHLIRWPELTEKEQARLFTLFRQQIFPVLTPLAVDPAHPFPYISGLSLNLAVVVRNPVSGHRHFARVKVPPLLSRFLEASPQRYVPLEDVIAAHLEELFPGMEVLATHMFRVTRNEDLEVEEDDAENLLQALEKELMRRRFGPPVRLEVEESIDPYVLDLLVRELKVSDAEVYPLPGPLDLTGLFGIAALDRPELKFPKFVAGTHRDLAEVESASAPDIFMALRERDVLLHHPYDSFSTSVQAFLEQAAGDPDVLAIKQTLYRTSGDSPIVDALIDAAESGKQVLVLVEIKARFDEQANIKWARKLEESGCHVVYGLIGLKTHCKLSLVVRQEGETLRRYSHVGTGNYHPKTARLYEDLGLLTADPQVGADLSDLFNRLSGYSRRETYRRLLVAPKSLRDGLISRINKEAAHHRAGRPAYVRFKVNSMVDEAIIDACYRAAMAGVPVDIWVRGICAIRPGVTGLSENIRVRSILGRFLEHSRVFAFGNGGEPEVWLGSADMMHRNLDRRIEALIRVTDPAHRAALTRLLETGMSDTTASWHLGPDGAWTRHAADPDGQPQRHVQEMLIDARRRRRAQP
- a CDS encoding CHAD domain-containing protein, which produces MPVTAGEALARYLHAQAGTFLRSLRLHSESGADTASVAEAARALRQASRRISGTLHTFRPLLDPAWADGLRGELAWLSATLAQEHACTSRLARLLDALSRLSGASPLPPARGELRGLTAGSPAAEPADPGTAGGPVEPGAPGSADALAGSGRRAADGGPGSSAGPRSPADGVEARRATGALTVGAARAGALLERQLTLARTRAHSAALQALGSSRFHAVADAVAVLASELPLGAVAAAPAAETLSLPAETAERRLLEAVAALPLGRAAHPYNAEALVNGLATASAGEAQDAPWHQVRLLLRLHRYAQEVLYPDADPVLRHAGLVLDRHRDAAEAATAAAVAARTPRIAPATAYALGVLHADQRHEVEAARFAFQQVWHRTAVAAP